The following coding sequences lie in one Paracidovorax avenae genomic window:
- a CDS encoding short-chain fatty acyl-CoA regulator family protein, translated as MKKTFMGVKLRKLRAEHGLSQIALAHALGLSPSYLNQLEQNQRPLTVSVLLKIHRTLGVDIQEFSEDEEARLVAGLRQALADAAEPIALPELQEVAAQMPALGRAVLALHRRHLEAVERNEMLSLRLGDGRPDATLPVAMPFEVVRDFFFAHQNHFDALDRAAESLAAEARAEGGSLAEWLIRRLGQRGVRVERADDARHSKRSFSPERQILQLAPGLDDAQRAFQLGTQLALLEHAGAIERLIDLPQFAGDAASRKLARIGLANYFAGALLLPYTAFLEAAEALRYDIELLQQCFQVGFETVCHRLSTLQRPGAPGVPFFFVRVDRAGNISKRQSATHFHFSRTGGTCPLWNVYEAFGQPGRILAQLSAMPDGRRYLWIARTVSRGQHGYGSPRQTFSIGLGCDVRHAPRLVYAKGLDLQDPEAATPIGMGCKVCEREACPQRAFPYVGRALEVDEHHSRFAPYGFAG; from the coding sequence ATGAAGAAAACATTCATGGGCGTGAAGCTGCGCAAGCTGCGCGCCGAGCACGGGCTGTCGCAGATCGCTCTGGCGCATGCGCTCGGGTTGTCTCCGAGCTACCTGAACCAGCTCGAGCAGAACCAGCGGCCGCTCACCGTCTCCGTGCTGCTGAAGATTCACCGCACGCTCGGGGTGGACATCCAGGAGTTCTCCGAGGACGAAGAGGCGCGGCTCGTCGCCGGGCTCCGGCAGGCGCTGGCGGACGCCGCCGAGCCCATCGCCCTGCCGGAGCTGCAGGAAGTCGCGGCACAGATGCCGGCACTCGGGCGCGCCGTGCTGGCGCTGCATCGCCGCCACCTCGAGGCGGTCGAGCGCAACGAGATGCTGTCGCTGCGGCTGGGGGACGGACGCCCGGACGCCACCCTGCCCGTCGCCATGCCCTTCGAAGTCGTGCGGGACTTCTTCTTCGCCCACCAGAACCACTTCGATGCGCTGGACCGTGCCGCCGAATCCCTGGCAGCCGAGGCCCGCGCAGAAGGGGGGAGCCTGGCCGAATGGCTGATACGGCGGCTCGGACAACGGGGCGTGCGCGTCGAGCGCGCGGACGATGCGCGGCACAGCAAGCGCAGCTTTTCTCCCGAGCGCCAGATCCTGCAGCTCGCGCCGGGGCTGGACGATGCGCAGCGGGCATTCCAGTTGGGCACTCAGCTGGCGCTGCTGGAGCATGCCGGCGCCATCGAGCGGCTGATCGACCTGCCGCAGTTCGCCGGGGATGCCGCCTCGCGCAAGCTGGCCCGCATCGGCCTGGCCAACTACTTCGCGGGCGCGCTGCTGCTGCCCTACACGGCCTTCCTGGAGGCGGCCGAGGCGCTGCGCTACGACATCGAACTGCTGCAGCAGTGCTTCCAGGTCGGGTTCGAGACCGTCTGCCACCGCCTGAGCACCCTGCAGCGGCCGGGCGCGCCGGGCGTGCCGTTCTTCTTCGTGCGCGTGGACCGCGCGGGCAACATCTCCAAGCGGCAGTCGGCCACCCACTTCCACTTCAGCCGCACGGGCGGCACCTGCCCGCTGTGGAACGTGTACGAGGCTTTCGGCCAGCCGGGGCGCATCCTGGCCCAGCTCTCGGCGATGCCGGACGGACGGCGCTACCTCTGGATCGCGCGCACCGTCTCGCGCGGGCAGCATGGCTATGGCTCTCCGCGCCAGACCTTTTCCATCGGGCTCGGCTGCGACGTGCGACACGCTCCGCGCCTCGTGTACGCCAAGGGCCTGGACCTGCAGGATCCCGAGGCGGCCACGCCCATCGGCATGGGATGCAAGGTGTGCGAGCGCGAAGCCTGCCCCCAGCGCGCATTCCCGTACGTGGGGCGCGCGCTGGAGGTGGACGAGCACCACAGCCGGTTCGCACCCTACGGGTTCGCAGGCTGA
- a CDS encoding acyl-CoA thioesterase, with product MPTPQGTVELRELVLPSLTNHHGTLFAGQALQLLAKCAFLAARSLAQREVVMAGVTGVHFLAPVAVGQQLLLRAWVGRVGRSSMTVCVTGLADLPGIPAEEVLKGVFEMVAVDTAGRPAPIDRSYLKPETRP from the coding sequence ATGCCAACACCTCAGGGAACTGTCGAATTGCGGGAACTGGTGCTTCCATCGCTGACGAACCACCACGGCACGCTGTTCGCGGGCCAGGCTCTGCAGCTGTTGGCAAAGTGCGCCTTCCTGGCGGCGCGCAGCCTGGCGCAGCGCGAGGTGGTGATGGCTGGCGTCACCGGCGTCCACTTCCTGGCCCCCGTGGCCGTGGGCCAGCAGCTGCTGTTGCGTGCCTGGGTCGGCCGGGTCGGCCGCAGTTCCATGACGGTGTGCGTGACCGGCCTGGCCGACCTGCCCGGCATACCCGCCGAAGAAGTCCTCAAGGGGGTGTTCGAGATGGTGGCGGTGGACACCGCCGGCCGCCCCGCGCCCATCGACCGTTCCTATCTGAAACCGGAGACACGACCATGA